One segment of Nostoc flagelliforme CCNUN1 DNA contains the following:
- a CDS encoding DJ-1/PfpI family protein: MAAKKLLMLVGDYVEDYEVMVPFQALQMVGHTVHAVCPDKKAGDKVRTAVHDFEGDQTYSEKPGHNFTLNATFAEVEAATYDALVIPGGRAPEYIRLNQQVLEITRHFAQTNKPIAAICHGLQLLAAADVLQGKRCTGYPACSPDVKSAGGIYVDIPVDQAIVDGNLVTAPAWPAHPHWLAEFLTVLGTKIEHPELVTVI, translated from the coding sequence ATGGCCGCAAAGAAACTTTTGATGCTGGTTGGGGACTACGTAGAAGACTATGAAGTGATGGTTCCTTTCCAGGCATTGCAAATGGTGGGGCACACTGTCCATGCAGTTTGCCCAGACAAAAAAGCTGGCGACAAGGTACGGACAGCAGTTCACGACTTTGAAGGAGATCAGACTTATAGTGAAAAACCCGGTCACAACTTCACTTTAAATGCCACCTTTGCAGAAGTAGAAGCCGCAACCTACGATGCCTTAGTCATTCCCGGAGGACGGGCACCAGAATATATCCGTCTGAATCAGCAGGTACTAGAAATCACCCGTCACTTTGCCCAAACGAATAAACCGATTGCTGCCATCTGCCACGGCTTGCAGTTATTGGCGGCTGCTGATGTACTGCAAGGCAAAAGATGTACTGGTTATCCTGCTTGTAGCCCAGATGTCAAGAGTGCTGGAGGGATTTATGTCGATATCCCTGTTGATCAGGCAATAGTTGATGGGAACTTAGTGACAGCACCAGCTTGGCCTGCTCACCCCCATTGGTTAGCAGAATTCCTCACAGTACTTGGAACTAAGATTGAACACCCAGAACTGGTTACAGTTATTTGA